A genome region from Thermococcus onnurineus NA1 includes the following:
- a CDS encoding carbamoyltransferase family protein — MILGIHDGHDAGAVLIDGESIFAVNEERLNRVKKYRGFPTLSVRKVLEMAGVSPEEVEIIAIAGIFRKQKRLLELENNLHVIFGPDFKRKVLFVEHHLAHSASAYYTSGWKDAIALSIDAAGDGLSSSIYIARDGEMIKIAQSTYLDSLGDFYASVTELLGFKPMRHEGKVMSLAAYGRPTYDLSNIIELNGLTFDNHLKLIGVEATRKLAELFSYPLSRAKEIAGQMKRGKLDGELQRRAIEIAASAQAHLEKLIDELGLKLKEYGLPLAYAGGVAQNVKANAILRKLFPSLWVFPAMDDGGLAFGAAIFVKAQLERLDSKWKPFKLEHVYLGPDYSKDEVEGFLRREGAEFEEVDDVPGFVADSLVDRKIVAFFQGRMEFGPRALGNRSILADPRDDGVKERLNVALKRDVFQPFAPSMLEERAREYLADLNGEPNRFMTMSYTASEEFRREAPAVVHVDGTTRPQSVVRELNPVYYDIIKAFERRTGLGAVLNTSFNMHGEPIVCSPKDALGSFRKAGLDVLVLGGFVVHQ, encoded by the coding sequence ATGATTTTGGGAATCCACGACGGCCACGATGCGGGAGCTGTGCTGATAGACGGCGAGAGTATCTTCGCGGTTAACGAAGAGAGGCTGAACCGGGTTAAGAAGTACCGAGGATTTCCAACTCTCAGCGTGAGGAAAGTCCTCGAGATGGCGGGTGTTTCGCCCGAGGAAGTTGAAATCATAGCCATTGCTGGCATCTTCCGGAAGCAGAAGCGGCTCTTAGAGCTTGAGAACAACCTGCACGTCATTTTCGGGCCGGATTTCAAGAGGAAAGTTCTCTTCGTTGAGCATCACTTAGCTCACTCTGCGAGTGCCTACTACACGAGCGGCTGGAAGGATGCTATAGCCCTGAGCATAGACGCCGCTGGAGATGGGTTGAGCTCATCAATCTATATCGCGAGAGATGGAGAGATGATTAAAATCGCCCAGAGCACCTATCTAGACTCCCTCGGCGACTTCTACGCATCTGTTACGGAGCTCCTTGGCTTTAAGCCAATGCGCCACGAGGGCAAGGTGATGAGCCTGGCAGCATACGGAAGGCCCACCTATGATTTGAGCAATATCATAGAGCTGAACGGTTTAACCTTCGACAACCACCTCAAACTCATAGGCGTTGAAGCTACGAGGAAGCTGGCCGAGCTATTCAGCTATCCCTTGAGCAGGGCTAAAGAAATCGCAGGGCAGATGAAGCGCGGGAAGCTCGACGGGGAACTCCAAAGAAGGGCAATAGAGATAGCGGCCAGCGCTCAGGCACACCTCGAAAAGCTCATTGACGAGCTAGGCCTCAAGCTGAAGGAGTACGGTCTTCCGCTCGCCTACGCCGGCGGAGTTGCCCAGAACGTCAAGGCCAACGCCATTTTGAGAAAGCTCTTCCCAAGCTTGTGGGTGTTCCCGGCAATGGACGATGGAGGACTGGCTTTTGGAGCGGCAATCTTCGTCAAGGCGCAGCTTGAGAGACTTGACAGCAAATGGAAACCATTCAAGCTTGAGCACGTCTACCTTGGGCCGGACTACTCAAAGGACGAGGTAGAGGGATTCCTGAGGAGGGAGGGTGCCGAGTTCGAGGAGGTAGACGACGTCCCGGGCTTCGTCGCCGATTCCTTAGTTGATAGAAAAATCGTCGCCTTTTTCCAGGGAAGGATGGAGTTTGGACCAAGGGCCCTGGGCAACCGCTCTATTTTAGCCGACCCAAGGGACGATGGAGTTAAGGAGAGACTCAACGTGGCCCTAAAGCGCGATGTCTTCCAGCCATTTGCTCCTTCGATGCTCGAGGAGAGAGCGAGAGAGTATCTGGCGGATCTCAACGGTGAGCCCAACAGGTTCATGACGATGAGCTACACCGCGAGCGAGGAGTTTAGAAGGGAAGCTCCAGCGGTTGTTCATGTGGATGGGACGACGAGGCCGCAGAGCGTTGTGAGGGAGCTCAACCCAGTTTACTACGACATCATAAAGGCCTTTGAGAGGAGAACGGGTCTTGGGGCGGTATTAAACACCAGCTTCAACATGCACGGTGAACCAATAGTCTGCTCGCCGAAGGACGCGCTGGGAAGCTTCAGAAAGGCTGGGTTGGACGTGCTGGTTCTTGGGGGATTTGTCGTCCATCAATGA
- the proS gene encoding proline--tRNA ligase, whose protein sequence is MKVERKKWSEEFSEWYNELIETAGIQDKRYPVKGMNIWLPYGLKIMRNIERFIHAEMERTGHDEVLFPALIPETEFQKEAEHIAGFEGEVFWVTHAGHDPLDIKLILRPTSETAMYSMFALWIRSHADLPFKVYQIVNTYRYETKHTRPLIRVREISRFFEAHTAHDSFEDAERQIKEDLEIFDNLAKFLAIPYIVSKRPDWDKFPGAYYSLGAEVMMPDGRTLQIGTMHNYRQNFAKAYEILYETENGDHEYVHQTTFGMSERLLAAVIAIHGDDRGMVLPPTIAPIQVVIVPIPKKDAGADVFTYAREIAEELRTAGLRVHVDERDIRPGRKFYDWELKGVPLRIEVGPRDVEGRKAVLARRDTLTKETVERDRIVEAVRRTLDEIHENLHKRAEEFLRTHIKRVDTIEEAKAVFEDRRGIVEIPWCGEEECGLKMEEELDAKMLGTPYPEEKAKEGIEGKKCPVCGRDAKFIARFARTY, encoded by the coding sequence ATGAAGGTTGAGCGCAAGAAGTGGAGCGAGGAGTTCAGCGAGTGGTACAACGAGCTGATTGAAACTGCCGGGATACAGGACAAGCGTTACCCTGTCAAGGGAATGAACATCTGGCTCCCGTACGGGCTTAAAATAATGCGCAACATTGAGAGGTTCATACATGCCGAGATGGAAAGAACCGGCCATGATGAGGTTCTCTTCCCGGCACTCATCCCTGAAACCGAGTTCCAGAAGGAGGCAGAACACATAGCGGGCTTTGAGGGGGAGGTCTTCTGGGTCACCCACGCCGGTCACGATCCCCTCGACATCAAGCTCATCCTCAGGCCGACGAGCGAGACTGCAATGTACTCAATGTTCGCTCTCTGGATTCGCTCACATGCCGACCTTCCATTCAAGGTCTACCAGATAGTTAACACTTACCGCTACGAGACCAAGCACACGAGGCCGCTCATCCGTGTCAGGGAAATCAGCAGGTTCTTCGAGGCCCACACGGCTCACGATAGCTTTGAGGATGCCGAGAGGCAGATAAAGGAGGATCTTGAGATATTCGACAACCTCGCCAAGTTCCTTGCGATTCCATACATCGTCTCCAAGAGGCCCGACTGGGACAAGTTCCCGGGAGCTTACTATTCCCTCGGTGCCGAAGTAATGATGCCCGACGGCAGAACGCTTCAGATAGGAACGATGCACAACTACAGGCAGAACTTCGCAAAGGCCTACGAGATACTCTATGAGACCGAAAACGGTGACCACGAGTACGTTCACCAGACGACATTCGGAATGAGCGAGAGGCTTCTCGCAGCTGTTATAGCAATCCATGGAGACGACAGGGGAATGGTTCTGCCACCCACAATAGCTCCAATACAGGTCGTCATTGTTCCGATTCCAAAGAAAGACGCAGGGGCAGATGTATTCACCTACGCTCGCGAGATTGCAGAGGAGCTTAGAACAGCTGGCCTGAGGGTGCATGTAGACGAGCGCGACATAAGGCCTGGCAGAAAGTTCTACGACTGGGAGCTCAAAGGCGTGCCGCTTAGAATAGAGGTCGGCCCAAGAGACGTTGAAGGAAGGAAAGCAGTTCTAGCGAGACGTGACACGCTCACGAAGGAGACTGTTGAGAGGGATAGAATAGTCGAGGCTGTCAGGAGGACCCTCGACGAAATCCACGAGAACCTCCACAAGAGGGCCGAAGAGTTCCTCAGGACCCACATCAAGCGCGTTGACACCATCGAGGAGGCCAAGGCAGTCTTTGAGGACAGGCGCGGAATAGTTGAGATTCCCTGGTGTGGCGAGGAGGAGTGCGGCCTGAAGATGGAGGAAGAGCTTGACGCCAAGATGCTCGGAACGCCCTATCCCGAGGAGAAGGCCAAGGAAGGCATCGAGGGCAAGAAGTGCCCTGTCTGCGGAAGAGACGCCAAGTTCATCGCCAGGTTTGCCAGAACATACTGA
- a CDS encoding 2-hydroxyacid dehydrogenase, which produces MRPKVLVLFKIKSKPLEELKKHADVELLLYPSVEELKEKIGEFDGIIVSPLNPIPREVIERAEKLKVISCHSAGYDHVDVKAATERGIYVTKVSGVLSEAVAEFAVGLMIALLRRIVYTDRFIRAGKWESHRVIWSGFKDIETVYGKTVGILGMGAIGKAIARRVKALGTEVVYWSRSRKKDIEEEVNAKYLSLEEVLKSADIVVLALPATPETYHIINEERLKLMEGKYLVNIGRGSLVDEEALVKALKEGKLKGYATDVFEREPVTEHELFGMEWETVLTPHYAGLSREAMEDMGFRAVENLLTVLRGEVPGDLVNREVLKVRPIEEVKML; this is translated from the coding sequence ATGAGGCCCAAGGTCTTGGTTCTTTTCAAGATAAAGAGCAAGCCTTTAGAGGAACTCAAAAAGCATGCGGATGTTGAGCTGCTCCTATATCCAAGTGTTGAGGAGCTCAAGGAGAAAATTGGGGAATTTGACGGGATAATTGTTTCTCCCCTAAACCCAATTCCGCGTGAAGTCATCGAGAGGGCCGAGAAGCTAAAAGTTATAAGTTGCCACTCCGCCGGCTACGACCACGTCGACGTGAAGGCCGCCACCGAGAGGGGAATATACGTCACAAAGGTTAGCGGTGTTCTAAGCGAGGCCGTCGCCGAGTTCGCCGTCGGGCTTATGATAGCCCTCCTAAGGAGGATAGTCTACACCGACAGGTTCATACGCGCTGGAAAGTGGGAGTCTCACAGGGTAATATGGAGTGGCTTCAAAGACATTGAGACAGTTTACGGCAAAACCGTCGGAATACTCGGCATGGGGGCGATAGGGAAGGCCATAGCGAGACGAGTCAAGGCGCTCGGTACGGAAGTGGTGTACTGGTCGCGCTCGAGGAAGAAAGACATCGAAGAAGAGGTTAACGCGAAGTACCTCTCGCTCGAGGAGGTTCTTAAGAGCGCTGACATCGTTGTTTTGGCCCTCCCTGCAACGCCGGAAACCTACCACATCATCAACGAGGAACGCCTAAAGCTCATGGAGGGGAAATACCTCGTCAACATCGGCCGCGGAAGTCTCGTGGATGAAGAAGCCCTCGTGAAGGCACTGAAAGAGGGAAAGCTGAAGGGCTACGCCACTGACGTCTTCGAGAGGGAGCCAGTTACCGAGCACGAGCTCTTCGGCATGGAGTGGGAGACTGTTCTAACGCCACACTACGCCGGTCTGAGCAGGGAAGCAATGGAGGATATGGGCTTTCGGGCTGTGGAGAACCTTCTCACTGTTCTTCGCGGTGAGGTTCCAGGGGACCTCGTTAATCGGGAGGTCCTAAAGGTCAGGCCGATTGAGGAGGTAAAGATGCTCTGA
- a CDS encoding M42 family metallopeptidase: protein MLVEELREITAIPGISGYEEKVREKLMEWLEPYADCTVDTIGNLIVELGEGDLKAIFMAHMDEIGLLITGITPDGKLRFRKIGGIDDRLLYGRHVDVITESGNLDGVIGALPVHLNLERKFDTVPWNRLTIDIGAESKEEALDMGVKVLDYAVFKKHFAVLNNRYVSTRSLDDRFGVVALVEAIKDLVDHDLNGRFIFAFTVQEEIGLKGAKFLAEHYSPKYAFAIDSFACCSELTGDVKLGGGALIRAVDNSAIYTRRLARKVWEIAEKNDISIQIGVTGGGTDASVFQSKSEVLALSVPIKYLHSEVETLHLGDLEALIKLIEAIAFEL, encoded by the coding sequence ATGCTCGTTGAAGAGCTGAGGGAGATAACTGCCATACCCGGTATTTCCGGCTACGAGGAGAAGGTTAGGGAGAAGCTCATGGAATGGCTTGAGCCCTACGCGGACTGCACCGTAGACACTATCGGAAACCTCATCGTAGAGCTGGGCGAGGGTGATCTTAAGGCCATCTTCATGGCTCACATGGACGAGATTGGGCTTCTGATTACGGGCATAACCCCCGATGGAAAGCTCCGCTTCAGGAAAATCGGTGGAATAGACGACCGCCTCCTCTACGGCAGGCACGTGGATGTAATCACCGAGAGCGGGAATCTCGACGGTGTTATAGGAGCTTTACCAGTCCATCTGAACCTTGAGAGGAAGTTCGATACGGTCCCATGGAACAGGCTCACCATTGACATCGGAGCGGAGAGCAAGGAAGAAGCCCTCGACATGGGAGTCAAGGTTCTGGACTATGCGGTCTTCAAGAAGCACTTCGCGGTGCTCAACAACCGCTATGTCTCGACTCGCTCCTTGGACGACCGCTTTGGTGTGGTTGCCCTTGTCGAGGCTATTAAGGACCTGGTCGACCACGACCTCAACGGCCGCTTCATCTTTGCCTTCACCGTCCAGGAGGAGATAGGCCTCAAGGGGGCCAAGTTCCTCGCGGAGCACTACTCTCCAAAGTACGCATTCGCCATCGATTCCTTTGCCTGCTGCTCCGAGCTGACTGGAGATGTGAAGCTCGGTGGCGGGGCGCTCATAAGGGCCGTGGACAACTCAGCGATTTACACTCGCAGGCTCGCTAGGAAGGTCTGGGAGATAGCGGAGAAGAACGATATATCTATTCAGATAGGTGTAACGGGTGGAGGAACGGACGCCTCTGTCTTCCAGAGCAAGAGCGAAGTTTTGGCCCTGAGCGTGCCCATAAAGTACCTCCACAGCGAGGTCGAGACGCTCCATTTGGGTGACCTTGAGGCACTGATAAAGCTCATAGAAGCGATAGCTTTCGAGCTGTGA
- a CDS encoding sulfite exporter TauE/SafE family protein: MLKYLGYFTVGVFIGILAALFGLGGGFLIVPTLNLLGVEIHHAVGTSSAAVVFTSLSSALAYSRQKRIHYKIGLLLASTAVIGAYIGAWMTSFISAGMLKVIFGATLIIVAIRIYRKKTAEPTEVRLEDVKVDYRLVPIGGFFAGIASGLLGVGGGIINVPFLTWLGLPIHYAVATSSFAIVFTATAGAIKHYTLGNVELHWLVLLIPGLIVGAQLGARIAKRTKAKNLKNAFAVVMALLALRMILKGLGYPVP; the protein is encoded by the coding sequence TTGCTCAAATATCTTGGCTATTTCACGGTTGGTGTGTTCATCGGAATCCTCGCGGCTCTCTTCGGCCTCGGTGGGGGCTTTCTGATAGTGCCGACACTTAACCTGCTTGGGGTTGAGATACACCACGCAGTGGGAACGTCCTCCGCTGCGGTTGTTTTTACCTCACTGAGCTCTGCCCTCGCATACTCAAGGCAGAAGAGGATACACTACAAGATCGGCCTTCTGCTCGCTAGCACCGCAGTGATTGGAGCATACATCGGAGCTTGGATGACGAGCTTCATAAGCGCTGGGATGCTTAAGGTCATCTTTGGAGCAACGCTCATCATAGTCGCAATCAGGATTTACCGCAAGAAAACGGCAGAGCCAACGGAAGTAAGGCTTGAAGACGTTAAAGTTGACTACAGGCTCGTCCCAATCGGCGGCTTCTTCGCTGGAATAGCAAGCGGCCTGCTCGGCGTTGGGGGAGGGATAATCAACGTGCCTTTCCTGACGTGGCTCGGTCTCCCGATACACTACGCGGTGGCCACTTCCAGCTTCGCCATAGTCTTCACAGCCACGGCTGGTGCCATAAAGCACTACACCCTCGGAAACGTTGAGCTCCACTGGCTCGTTCTCCTTATTCCGGGCTTGATAGTCGGCGCCCAGCTCGGGGCAAGGATTGCCAAGAGAACCAAGGCGAAGAACCTGAAGAACGCCTTCGCGGTCGTCATGGCTCTGCTTGCCCTGAGGATGATTCTGAAGGGGCTGGGTTATCCTGTGCCGTGA
- a CDS encoding sulfite exporter TauE/SafE family protein yields the protein MLNYLLDFILGLGIGLIAGLFGVGGGFLIVPALTILGLPIHVAIGTSLMCIVLSSLSAVAIHVRKGTILYRVVLIKEAFSIPAALIGAYISSLLPGRILKFVFALLLVYLSFRMWRGRDTFEFEEKEIKTSRISVVGVASGLMSGLLGISGGILNVPLFHAYVGIPMRYAVGTSSLALFFTALAGSLGHYRLGQVDVHTALLLAPGLLVGARIGALLVHRLHPCHLKRAFSALLIIVALKMLF from the coding sequence ATGTTGAATTACCTCCTGGACTTCATCCTCGGCCTTGGCATTGGCCTCATAGCCGGCCTTTTTGGGGTTGGAGGGGGATTTCTCATAGTTCCTGCTCTCACGATACTCGGCCTCCCGATACACGTGGCCATAGGCACGAGTTTGATGTGCATAGTCCTCAGCTCCCTTTCCGCGGTAGCTATCCATGTAAGAAAGGGGACGATACTCTACAGGGTTGTCCTGATTAAAGAAGCCTTTTCGATTCCTGCCGCATTAATTGGAGCCTATATATCATCTTTACTTCCCGGAAGAATCCTTAAATTTGTTTTTGCCTTGCTTCTTGTCTATCTGTCATTTAGAATGTGGCGGGGTAGGGACACTTTCGAGTTTGAAGAGAAAGAGATTAAAACATCAAGGATCTCCGTCGTGGGGGTTGCCTCGGGACTAATGTCCGGTCTCCTGGGCATCAGCGGGGGAATTCTGAACGTCCCTTTGTTCCATGCCTACGTCGGAATCCCCATGAGGTATGCCGTTGGAACTTCGAGTCTGGCGCTCTTCTTCACCGCCCTTGCCGGTTCTCTCGGTCACTACCGCCTCGGTCAGGTTGACGTTCATACCGCACTCCTACTTGCCCCAGGTCTGCTTGTAGGGGCCAGAATCGGTGCCCTTTTGGTTCACAGACTTCACCCCTGCCACCTCAAGAGGGCCTTTTCCGCCCTTCTCATTATCGTGGCACTGAAGATGCTCTTCTAA
- a CDS encoding coiled-coil domain-containing protein, translating to MPMVGTKWGAFALVLLLLGSVVPLSMAEDNATASDATLLDNSTRETVIAEQLINQLQRLSKFAEDKIEPIKDKLSENSSILANYETAEEYKGRAISEYEAGAYYNSILDSLTAMHYYKLALSRLQEAADRVQDLRERIRIETERMMEYFQMVEKTIRFAQNQGVDVSNLTQLYNETKEAYKLVLDDLKAGDIERAKADYESAKEKKALLDEELRKVREELAYANADKIVRDFLIKGEKGIEIAQQAIEKAQENGYNVTGLQERLDAFAAVYNEVKALADEGRWEEALKVMDENKETIREFQKAAEFIRMKVYERELEEKLKDVRAFLMEMENRIEKDAKALAELKREGVDTTSAEIQLKVAVQELRIGVELLKDRKPLQAKAHFAIALNMLHKVDEFILAHS from the coding sequence ATGCCGATGGTAGGCACAAAGTGGGGGGCATTTGCCCTCGTCCTGTTACTGCTTGGAAGCGTCGTTCCACTGAGCATGGCCGAAGACAACGCCACTGCAAGCGATGCAACCCTTCTAGACAACAGCACCAGGGAGACGGTGATAGCGGAGCAGCTCATCAACCAGCTGCAGAGGCTTAGTAAGTTTGCCGAGGATAAGATAGAACCTATTAAGGACAAACTGTCCGAGAATTCCAGCATATTGGCCAACTATGAAACCGCAGAGGAATATAAGGGCAGGGCTATCAGTGAATACGAGGCTGGCGCTTATTATAACTCAATCCTGGACAGTCTGACGGCGATGCACTACTACAAGCTCGCCCTCTCGAGGCTTCAGGAAGCGGCAGATAGGGTTCAGGATCTCAGGGAGCGCATCAGGATCGAAACTGAGAGGATGATGGAGTACTTCCAGATGGTCGAGAAGACCATCAGGTTCGCCCAGAACCAGGGGGTCGACGTGAGCAACCTAACTCAGCTTTACAACGAGACCAAAGAGGCGTACAAACTCGTCCTCGATGATCTGAAGGCCGGGGACATAGAAAGGGCCAAGGCTGACTATGAATCCGCCAAGGAGAAGAAGGCCTTACTCGACGAGGAGCTGAGGAAGGTTCGTGAGGAGCTCGCCTATGCCAACGCAGATAAGATAGTTCGGGACTTCCTCATCAAGGGTGAGAAAGGAATAGAAATAGCCCAGCAGGCAATCGAGAAGGCCCAGGAGAACGGCTACAACGTCACCGGGCTTCAGGAGAGACTCGATGCCTTCGCCGCGGTCTACAATGAGGTGAAGGCCCTTGCCGACGAGGGCAGGTGGGAGGAGGCCCTCAAAGTAATGGACGAAAACAAGGAGACCATCAGAGAATTCCAAAAAGCTGCTGAGTTCATCAGAATGAAGGTCTACGAAAGGGAGCTCGAGGAGAAGCTCAAGGACGTGAGAGCGTTCCTTATGGAGATGGAGAACAGGATTGAAAAGGATGCCAAGGCGCTGGCCGAGCTCAAGAGGGAGGGCGTGGACACTACCTCTGCGGAGATTCAGCTGAAAGTCGCGGTGCAGGAGCTTAGGATCGGCGTTGAACTCCTTAAGGACAGGAAGCCGCTCCAGGCCAAGGCTCATTTCGCAATAGCCCTGAACATGCTCCACAAGGTCGACGAGTTTATCCTTGCCCATTCATGA
- a CDS encoding helix-turn-helix transcriptional regulator encodes MERKSLVIFMITALILVPVVSGEYTVSSLVLTVYEDGYVKVEYELLPADYASQIEVSLFGEHYENLFVENENGNPLNFRLDNGNLLIYSEDAQVVRVSYYTPDLTSKDGIVWTLKVSSESPFTVVLPENCIVVDLSDIPLEIAGNSITMPPGNQSVSYTLQYTGTSEENSSNYLLIALFVGVAVIGGIAVYLLRRKGSGGMERPKLTREEFEKKLEGLELNDEEKRALLYIFDKGGRASQAEVREAIGLPKTTAWRMFKRLERKGLVKVIKGRKENWVELRF; translated from the coding sequence ATGGAGAGGAAGTCGCTCGTGATATTCATGATAACGGCTCTTATTCTCGTTCCGGTGGTTAGTGGAGAGTATACCGTCTCGTCTCTGGTTCTGACCGTCTACGAGGACGGCTACGTTAAGGTTGAATACGAGCTCCTTCCCGCTGATTACGCCTCTCAAATTGAGGTTTCCCTCTTCGGAGAGCATTATGAGAACCTCTTTGTAGAGAATGAGAACGGGAACCCCCTGAACTTCCGGCTAGATAACGGCAACCTTTTGATTTACTCAGAGGATGCCCAGGTCGTCAGGGTCTCCTATTATACCCCCGACTTAACATCCAAGGATGGCATTGTCTGGACGCTCAAAGTTTCGTCTGAGAGTCCTTTCACCGTGGTTCTCCCGGAGAACTGCATAGTTGTTGACCTGAGCGACATTCCCCTCGAGATAGCGGGCAACTCCATAACTATGCCTCCAGGAAACCAGAGCGTCTCCTACACCCTCCAGTACACCGGAACTTCCGAGGAGAACTCGTCGAACTACCTCCTCATTGCTCTCTTCGTTGGTGTCGCCGTGATTGGGGGTATAGCCGTATACCTCCTCAGAAGGAAGGGCAGCGGGGGAATGGAAAGACCTAAGCTCACTCGCGAGGAGTTCGAGAAGAAGCTTGAGGGGCTCGAGCTAAACGATGAGGAAAAAAGGGCCCTGCTCTATATCTTCGACAAAGGCGGTAGGGCGAGTCAGGCGGAGGTACGGGAGGCCATTGGACTTCCCAAAACTACTGCCTGGAGGATGTTCAAGCGCCTGGAGCGGAAAGGGCTGGTGAAGGTTATAAAGGGCAGAAAGGAAAACTGGGTGGAGCTGAGGTTTTAA
- a CDS encoding helix-turn-helix transcriptional regulator, whose product MKTKAAAVLAIAVMLLPLVAGQYTITSISITVYADGYVKIVEVIQPENYTVSVTIPLLAANVEGLVVIDERGSPLPYEINGSTLIVYFENATGIKITYYTPDLTVKNRAIWSVRVGSNIPVKITFPENAVIVDLSDIPLEINGNSIVMPAGNQTVSYVLEYLPAGTETAQTQTTQSISETSASESFVNSTAPSTTGSSTETPSGSSTSWATIGILALLALSISGFIYLKSGREESGSAPSISREDFEKRLTEYDLTKDEEKALLYLFDRGGKARQSEVRETLGIPKTTAWRMFQRLEKQGLVRVYKKKRENWVELRL is encoded by the coding sequence ATGAAAACAAAGGCAGCGGCGGTACTCGCAATTGCAGTCATGCTCTTGCCCCTCGTCGCGGGGCAGTACACCATCACGTCCATCAGCATTACCGTATATGCCGATGGATACGTTAAGATAGTTGAGGTTATCCAGCCGGAGAACTATACTGTAAGCGTTACCATTCCCCTTCTTGCGGCCAACGTTGAGGGCCTAGTCGTTATTGATGAAAGGGGCAGTCCTTTACCCTATGAAATAAATGGTTCCACGCTCATCGTGTATTTTGAAAACGCCACAGGCATTAAGATAACCTACTACACCCCTGACCTGACCGTCAAGAACAGGGCCATATGGAGTGTCCGTGTTGGCTCAAATATACCTGTCAAAATAACTTTCCCCGAAAATGCTGTCATTGTTGACCTGAGCGACATCCCCCTCGAGATAAACGGCAACTCAATCGTCATGCCTGCGGGCAATCAGACGGTTTCCTATGTTCTGGAATATCTGCCAGCTGGGACAGAAACGGCCCAGACACAGACTACCCAGTCCATCTCGGAAACATCTGCCTCTGAAAGTTTCGTTAACTCCACCGCACCCTCAACCACTGGCTCGTCAACTGAAACCCCCTCGGGTAGCTCCACCAGCTGGGCGACGATTGGAATACTCGCTCTCCTTGCCCTCTCCATAAGCGGCTTCATATACCTGAAGAGTGGTAGGGAAGAGAGCGGATCGGCACCAAGCATCAGCAGGGAGGACTTTGAAAAGAGGCTCACGGAGTACGACTTGACAAAGGATGAGGAAAAAGCACTGCTTTATCTTTTCGACAGAGGCGGAAAGGCAAGGCAGTCCGAGGTCAGGGAGACGCTCGGAATCCCGAAGACAACTGCCTGGAGAATGTTCCAGAGGCTCGAAAAGCAGGGCCTTGTGAGGGTCTACAAGAAGAAGAGGGAAAACTGGGTGGAGCTCAGGCTTTGA